TAAAAGGACGAATAATAGCTTCTACCTTCTTCAAGGCCCTATACCCCTTACTCAGTTTTACTACTTAGCTAAGTTTTATATTTAGCTTGACACCTTGTATCACTCTTAAGAGTGAATCTTTGGTAACTTTTAATACATTTTACCTGAGTCGTCAAAACTTTCTGGCAATTGATCTGATCTTTCAAAAATTATCATGTCTGGGAACTCGTTACTCGATCGCTTACCACAATTACCTTTGATCCTGGCAGGGCCAATCGTCAGGCGGGTGGAATCCCACAGGGTAACGGTTTGGGTGGCTTTACAAAGACCGAGTTTGGTCACTCTGAAGGTTTATTCTACTCAAGATGGTGCGGGATTAGTGATAGATCGACAGATTTTCCAGGGAAGCCAGCAAACGATTTCCCTGGGTAAATATCTATACCTAGTTGCTGTTACCGCTAAGCCAATTCAGAGTGAGGGGTTAGATGCCGAGAAAATATACGCTTATGACCTAGATTTTGGCAGTGCAGAAGGTAGCTTAATTTCACCATCAGTCAATCCTCATCCCATTAGTTATTTCGACCACAAATTACCCACATTTGCCACTACACCCATTAATCCTAATCATCTCAGAATTGTCCACGGTTCTTGCCGTAAGCCTCATGGAAGTGGTAGAGATGCGCTGTCGATGCTGGATTTACTAATTGAGGAAAATGCCTATCAACCCAGTTTACGACCCCAGCAACTTTTCCTCACAGGGGATCAAATTTATGGGGATGATGTCGCTAATCCTTTGCTATATCTAGCTACAGAAATTGGGGATACTCTCTTAGGTTGGGTGGAACAACTACCTTTCCAGAGATCTTCGGATTCGGAAACTATATATAAAGAAGCTAGGAATTTACTTCCAGGACAAAGAAGCGATTTAGTCCGAGATTATGGTGGATTTACGGCAATGCTACCTAATCAACCAGATAAGGCGAAAAGCCACTTGTTGAGTTTTGGGGAGTATGTGGCGATGTATTTGCTAGTGTGGTCACCTATATTATGGCCCCAAGAGTTTCCCCAAATTCCAGATCGCCTCTTAAGTGCGATGGGAGATGCAAAAGACAAAGCAGCTAAAATTTGGCAGGAAGAAGTATTTGCTTTAGGAAACTTTTGTACTCATTTACCGAGGGTGCGTAGGGTTTTAGCTAATGTCCCAACTTACATGATTTTTGACGATCATGATGTTAGCGATGATTGTTATCTCAATCAACAATGGTGTTTGCGGGTTTTTGGTAAACCTTTGGGAAGAAGGGTAGTCCAAAATGCGGTTTTAGCTTATGCGATTTGCCAAGGTTGGGGGAATACTCCAGAACAGTTTGAGTTAGGGAAAATTGGGAATAAATTGTTAGATGCTACTGTTAAGTGGTCGCAATCTCAAGGTAGTGATGAGTCAGATTGGCAGGCGATCGCTCATTATCTAAGTATGCCTAAAATTGACCCGAAAACTGGTTTACCTCTCTTCAGATCGGATGGAGATGTTTTTATTTTAGATAGCGATGCTTTAGATGAAGGTAATTATTTAAGTTGGAATTATCATTTAGTCGATCGCTGTTTTGAAGTGTTGGTATTAGACACTCGTACTTGGCGCGGTTATCCCTTAATTGATGAAGCAAATTCTCAAGAGGTAAATCAGGTAGAAAACCTAGATGATGTGAGTGATCGCTTGCCTATTCTACTTTCTCCTACAGCTTTTGATACCCAAATTCGTCAATGTTTAGCCCGAACTCAAAACTCTGGCATTCCTATTACTATAATCGTTTTACCAACTAATATTGAAAGTCTTTGGTTAATTGACGTAATTCAACAGTGGCATTTATCTAAAGGCAGGGTTTTTGAAAGTGATGTTGGCGACGCTTGGAACCTGAACAAAAAGGGTTTT
The nucleotide sequence above comes from Merismopedia glauca CCAP 1448/3. Encoded proteins:
- a CDS encoding PhoD-like phosphatase; protein product: MSGNSLLDRLPQLPLILAGPIVRRVESHRVTVWVALQRPSLVTLKVYSTQDGAGLVIDRQIFQGSQQTISLGKYLYLVAVTAKPIQSEGLDAEKIYAYDLDFGSAEGSLISPSVNPHPISYFDHKLPTFATTPINPNHLRIVHGSCRKPHGSGRDALSMLDLLIEENAYQPSLRPQQLFLTGDQIYGDDVANPLLYLATEIGDTLLGWVEQLPFQRSSDSETIYKEARNLLPGQRSDLVRDYGGFTAMLPNQPDKAKSHLLSFGEYVAMYLLVWSPILWPQEFPQIPDRLLSAMGDAKDKAAKIWQEEVFALGNFCTHLPRVRRVLANVPTYMIFDDHDVSDDCYLNQQWCLRVFGKPLGRRVVQNAVLAYAICQGWGNTPEQFELGKIGNKLLDATVKWSQSQGSDESDWQAIAHYLSMPKIDPKTGLPLFRSDGDVFILDSDALDEGNYLSWNYHLVDRCFEVLVLDTRTWRGYPLIDEANSQEVNQVENLDDVSDRLPILLSPTAFDTQIRQCLARTQNSGIPITIIVLPTNIESLWLIDVIQQWHLSKGRVFESDVGDAWNLNKKGFSQLLATLFEQRDRIVVFSGDIHYSSAVRINYWAKTSDNIQSSKILAQLTSSALKNAEQKTYIINTKVKALAPELPQDWAGWYGIPKLVEIQTIQERVKVVDVPILEEPPVIKQIRSHWSNGNIAWEITVSDREQFPDWRYRIEWMRRQPAKESVRQKSDLLVKEMQTADHKRWKNLQKLVSWLWRNRWLQDGEEAIGYSNFSLVSFIWSEATDGDKIVVQDVYWRSPWQHKYIVYSRYYVSLKLDNPPPQIREISQFKLP